The Nitrospira sp. sequence GTTCTGTGTAAGGTTTTCTTCCAGTTCCAGCGGCATCTTCGGGGCGCGAGCGTTCAGCAATGGAACCAAATCCGGAAGAATATAAGGTCCGACGGTCGCAATGACGCCGAACCGCAACAGCCCATTCAATTGGTCTTTGCCTTGCGCCGCCAGAATCTTGATTCGTTCCACTTCTTCCAGGACTCGCTGAGCCTGATGGACGATTTGCTCTCCGAGCGATGTCAGTTGAATGCGTTCCCGGCGTCGCTCGAAAATCGCCGTGCCTAACTCGTCCTCCAGTTTCTTGATCGCGAGGCTCAGAGCGGGTTGGGTCACGAAGACACGATCGGCGGCACGCCCGAAATGGCGCTCCTGAGCCACGGCAACGATGTACTGTAATTCCGTCAGGGTCATCTCAGCGCGTTCTATATATAAAATAATTTAATCTTCTATTTATACAATATCAATTGGACTTATGACCAGGGGTCGGATATTTTGCATCCAGGCAAGTGGGAATGAGCCCGCTTCCAGTTTTAAGCCCGGGAGGGTGTCCTGCAACGGAATGGGCTGTGTTGATCGCCGGATTCATGGCCGCCACGGCCTGAGAGACAGGTTCACAACCAGCCCGCGATCGGCTGCGCATTGAGTCAATGGCACGACTCATGATAAGACAACCTCCCAATGATCGGTCGGCACCCACGAATTTGGCCCGGCCGGGGGAAGGAAGCCATGAAGAAATCAGAAAACATCGCCAAGAGAGTTGCCGGGAATGGCCCCCAGATCGATCTCGGGATCGAACCGACCCAGCGGAAAGCCATCGCCCAAGGGCTGGCGAAAGTGCTGGCGGATACCTATACGTTGTACCTCAAAACGCATAACTTTCATTGGAATGTGACGGGCCCGATGTTCCAGACGCTGCATCTGATGTTCGAACAACAGTACAACGAACTGGCGTTGGCGGTGGATCTGGTTGCCGAGCGCATTAGGGCGCTCGGGCATCCGGCTCCGGGGAGCTATGCGCAATTCTCGAAGCTGTCCTCCATCTCCGAAGCGACTGCTGTCCCCAAGGCTGAAGACATGATTCGTCAGTTGGTCGAAGGACAGGAATCGTTGGTGCGAACGTTGCGGAACGTCTTTATCACGGCTGAAAAGGCCTCGGATCAGGTGACGATCGATCTGCTGACTCAGCGCATGCAGGTGCATGAGAAAACTGCTTGGATGCTCCGAAGCCTGCTGGAGTAACCTGAGAGAGAAGATGGGTTCCGGGCACAGTCGAGCCACTTGAGAAGGGGCCAGAGGCAATGAACGATGAAGCGGCGGGTTCGCAGAAGGAGCGAAACGTTACAGAGTATAGTCTGTAAATGGAAGGGAGGAGAGAAAGATGAAGAGGCGGAAGCTGACGAAGTCGATATCTGTGCGGATGTGTATGGTATTGGGGTTGCTGTTGGGATTCTCTTTCGGCGAAGCACAAGCCGAGGAGTACACGCTCAAGATTCCTTACGGTCTCGAAGAGACTGCTGTGGTTATTCCGACGGAGAATCCTTTGACGAAAGAGAAGGTCGAACTCGGCCGGTTGCTGTTTTTTGACAAACGGTTGTCGCAGGACAACACCATCGCCTGTGCGAATTGTCATATGGCGAAATTCGCGTTCA is a genomic window containing:
- a CDS encoding DNA starvation/stationary phase protection protein, with amino-acid sequence MAKRVAGNGPQIDLGIEPTQRKAIAQGLAKVLADTYTLYLKTHNFHWNVTGPMFQTLHLMFEQQYNELALAVDLVAERIRALGHPAPGSYAQFSKLSSISEATAVPKAEDMIRQLVEGQESLVRTLRNVFITAEKASDQVTIDLLTQRMQVHEKTAWMLRSLLE